A window of the Hordeum vulgare subsp. vulgare chromosome 5H, MorexV3_pseudomolecules_assembly, whole genome shotgun sequence genome harbors these coding sequences:
- the LOC123452147 gene encoding E3 ubiquitin protein ligase DRIP2-like — translation MQMQPHPDPASRSRPRPRQEEEEEHTPPPPPEPMPTEEEAVPSPDADEVKDAPAAAEADEEQAEAVDRDKEEEEARDGDEKEAEERRGRGRKRGRRPGAPRGLVMVKRELLARCMTCPLCNRLLRDATTVSECLHTFCRKCIYKKFNDEEVESCPVCNIDLGCTPVEKLRADHSLHDVRSKIFPFKRKKIKAEDVASPDSPPNKRKERSISSLVVHTPRLTPTGSTGRRTKVVTRKAAAALHGLAPTVDNPVKKENSDKSAHSSSLPANLGKVPKTKRQILSNAEEASNCSSNKDTEDDSKDMADNAELWRPLNCLVEAANRTKSFRSSLQGSGVKREQLNGSPSSTNGNKTNPKEHPKKPKTEDDNKDAPVPAVTLKRKLKGAGRRRSGLRAPADGDPDGALKQNEKRFNCIWFSLVASLEQKGDSPLPQIPSHYLRIKDANIPASSIQKYLVQKLSLPSESEVEINCCGQPVNPTQPLRNLVELWLRGRSPQATQAIVGSPAEEFVMVLNYGRPKAMEP, via the exons ATGCAGATGCAGCCCCACCCGGACCCCGCGTCGCGCTCGCGCCCGCGCccgcgccaggaggaggaggaggagcacacccCGCCGCCCCCGCCGGAGCCCATGCccacggaggaggaggcggtgcccAGCCCGGATGCGGACGAGGTGAAGGACGCGCCTGCTGCTGCGGAGGCGGATGAGGAGCAGGCGGAGGCGGTGGAcagggacaaggaggaggaggaggccagggaCGGGGacgagaaggaggcggaggagaggaggggcaggGGGCGGAAGCGAGGGAGGCGGCCCGGGGCGCCCAGGGGCCTCGTCATGGTGAAGCGGGAGCTGCTCGCGCGCTGCATGACCTGCCCGCTCTGCAACCGCCTCCTCCGCGACGCCACCACCGTCTCCGAGTGCCTCCACACAT TTTGTAGAAAGTGTATATACAAGAAGTTTAATGACGAGGAGGTAGAGTCCTGCCCAGTATGTAACATTGATCTTGGCTGCACTCCAGTCGAGAAGCTTAG AGCTGACCACAGTCTGCACGATGTAAGATCCAAAATCTTCCCCTTCAAAAGAAAGAAGATTAAGGCTGAAGATGTTGCATCTCCTGATTCACCTCCTAATAAAAGGAAAGAGAGATCCATCTCTTCATTAGTGGTCCATACACCTAGATTAACACCGACAGGATCGACTGGACGGCGGACAAAGGTAGTTACCAGGAAAGCTGCTGCTGCGTTGCATGGCCTTGCTCCTACCGTTGACAATCCTGTGAAAAAGGAAAACAGTGACAAGAGTGCTCATAGCTCAAGCTTGCCTGCTAATTTGGGCAAAGTGCCAAAAACAAAGAGACAG ATATTGTCAAATGCGGAGGAGGCATCTAACTGTTCCAGCAATAAAGATACTGAAGATGATAGTAAGGACATGGCAGATAATGCTGAGCTCTGGAGACCTTTAAATTGTCTGGTCGAAGCTGCAAACAGGACAAAGTCCTTTAGGTCGAGTTTACAAGGTTCAGGTGTTAAAAGAGAGCAGCTTAATGGTTCTCCCAGTAGCACAAATGGTAACAAAACAAACCCAAAAGAGCATCCGAAGAAACCCAAAACTGAGGATGATAATAAAGATGCTCCAGTTCCAGCAGTGACGCTAAAAAGGAAACTTAAAGGGGCTGGGCGGAGAAGGAGCGGACTTCGAGCTCCAGCCGATGGGGATCCTGATGGGGCACTTAAGCAGAACGAAAAGAGATTCAACTGCATATGGTTTTCGTTGGTTGCCTCACTCGAACA GAAAGGAGACTCACCTCTACCACAGATACCTTCACACTATTTGCGAATAAA AGATGCAAATATACCCGCTTCGTCTATCCAAAAGTACCTCGTGCAGAAACTCAGTCTCCCAAGTGAGTCCGAG GTGGAAATAAATTGCTGCGGGCAGCCAGTGAACCCTACACAACCTCTGCGCAATTTAGTAGAGTTGTGGCTGAGGGGGCGATCACCGCAGGCAACACAGGCCATTGTAGGCTCCCCTGCGGAAGAGTTTGTGATGGTGCTAAATTATGGACGGCCAAAGGCCATGGAACCTTGA
- the LOC123452150 gene encoding probable prefoldin subunit 4, producing MQQGDGTEAQVTWDDQQNINRFGRLNNRLHELADEIRLAKEANENLEDAGNELILSDEDVVRFQIGEVFAHMPVDDVETRLEQMKEDAAKKLEKLEEEKESILAQMAELKKILYGKFGEAINLEED from the exons ATGCAGCAG GGCGATGGCACGGAGGCGCAGGTGACGTGGGATGACCAGCAGAACATCAACCGGTTCGGCCGCCTCAACAACCGCCTCCACGAGCTCGCCGACGAGATCAGGCTCGCCAAG GAAGCAAATGAAAACCTTGAGGATGCGGGGAATGAACTCATCTTGTCTGATGAAGATGTGGTGCGTTTCCAAATTGGGGAAGTGTTTGCCCACATGCCAGTGGACGATGTGGAAACTAGGCTAGAGCAGATGAAAGAGGATGCGGCTAAGAAGTTAGAGAAGCTGGAGGAAGAGAAGGAATCCATCCTTGCCCAGATGGCCGAACTGAAGAAGATCCTCTACGGGAAATTTGGAGAGGCCATCAACCTGGAGGAAGATTGA
- the LOC123452148 gene encoding putative linoleate 9S-lipoxygenase 3, whose protein sequence is MFGVGGIVSDLTGGLRGAHLKGSVVLMRKNALDFNDFGATVMDGVTELLGRGVTCQLISSTNVDHNNGGRGKVGAEANLEQWLLPTNLPFITTGENKFAVTFDWSVDKLGVPGAIIVKNNHASEFFLKTITLDNVPGRGTIVFVANSWVYPQAKYRHNRVFFANDTYLPHQMPPALKPYRDDELRNLRGDDQQGPYLDHDRVYRYDVYNDLGDSRDVLGGSKDLPYPRRCRTGRKPSDSKPDHESRLLPLVQNVYVPRDELFGHLKQSDFLGYTLKALVDGIIPAIRTYVDLSPGEFDSFADILKLYEGGIKLPNIPALEEVRKRFPLQLVKDLIPKGGDFLLKLPKPEIIKVDQKAWMTDEEFAREMLAGVNPMMIKRLTEFPPKSTLDPSKYGDHTSTMTEEHVAKSLEGLTVQQALAGNRLYIVDQHDNLMPFLIDINNLDASFVYATRTLLFLRGDGTLAPVAIELSSPLIQGDLTTAKSAVYTPQHAGVEGWIWQLAKAYASVNDYGWHQLISHWLNTHAVMEPFVIATNRQLSVTHPVYKLLHPHYRDTMNINARARGLLINAGGVIEMTVFPHKHAMPMSSMVYKHWNFTEQALPADLIKRGMAVEDASSPHKVRLLIKDYPYATDGLAVWDAIEQWVSDYLTIYYPNDGVLQGDVELQAWWKEVREVGHGDLKDAAWWPKMQTVAELIKACATIIWTGSALHAAVNFGQYPYSGYHPNKPSASRRPMPVQGSEEYAELERDPEKAFIRTITSQFHALVGISLMEILSKHSSDEVYLGQHDTPAWTSDAKALEAFKRFGAKLEGIEKQVVAMNSDPQLKNRTGPAKFPYMLLYPNTSDHTGQAEGLTARGIPNSISI, encoded by the exons ATGTTTGGCGTCGGCGGCATCGTGAGCGACCTGACGGGGGGCCTCCGGGGCGCCCACCTCAAGGGCTCCGTCGTCCTCATGCGCAAGAACGCGCTCGACTTCAACGACTTCGGCGCCACCGTCATGGACGGCGTCACCGAGCTCCTCGGCCGCGGCGTCACCTGCCAGCTCATCAGCTCCACCAACGTCGACCACA ACAACGGTGGGCGCGGGAAGGTGGGCGCGGAGGCGAACCTGGAGCAGTGGCTCCTGCCGACGAACCTGCCGTTCATCACCACCGGCGAGAACAAGTTCGCCGTCACCTTCGACTGGTCGGTGGACAAGCTGGGGGTGCCGGGCGCCATCATCGTCAAGAACAACCACGCCTCCGAGTTCTTCCTCAAGACCATCACCCTCGACAACGTGCCCGGCCgcggcaccatcgtcttcgtcGCCAACTCATGGGTCTACCCGCAGGCCAAGTACCGCCACAACCGCGTCTTCTTCGCCAACGAC ACGTACCTGCCGCACCAGATGCCGCCGGCGCTGAAGCCGTACCGCGACGACGAGCTCCGGAACCTGAGGGGCGACGACCAGCAGGGGCCCTACCTGGACCACGACCGCGTCTACCGCTACGACGTCTACAACGACCTCGGCGACTCCCGCGACGTCCTCGGCGGCTCCAAGGACCTCCCCTACCCGCGCCGCTGCCGCACCGGCCGGAAGCCCTCGGACAGCA AGCCCGACCACGAGAGCCGGCTGCTGCCGCTGGTGCAGAACGTCTACGTGCCgcgcgacgagctcttcggccacCTCAAGCAGTCGGACTTCCTGGGCTACACGCTCAAGGCGCTGGTGGACGGGATCATACCGGCCATCCGCACCTACGTCGACCTCTCCCCCGGCGAGTTCGACTCCTTCGCCGACATCCTAAAGCTCTACGAGGGCGGCATCAAGCTGCCCAACATCCCCGCCCTCGAGGAGGTGCGCAAGCGCTTCCCGCTCCAGCTCGTCAAGGACCTCATCCCCAAGGGCGGCGACTTCCTCCTCAAGCTCCCCAAGCCGGAGATCATCAAGGTAGACCAGAAAGCGTGGATGACTGACGAGGAGTTCGCCAGGGAGATGCTCGCCGGCGTCAACCCCATGATGATCAAACGGCTCACC GAGTTCCCTCCCAAGAGCACTCTGGATCCGAGCAAGTACGGCGACCACACCAGCACCATGACCGAGGAGCACGTGGCCAAGAGCCTGGAGGGCCTCACCGTGCAGCAGGCGCTCGCCGGCAACAGGCTCTACATCGTAGACCAGCACGACAACCTGATGCCGTTCCTGATCGACATCAACAACCTCGACGCCAGCTTCGTGTACGCCACAAGGACGCTGCTCTTCCTGCGAGGGGACGGCACGCTGGCGCCGGTCGCCATCGAGCTGAGCTCGCCGCTGATCCAGGGCGACCTGACCACCGCCAAGAGCGCCGTGTACACGCCGCAGCACGCCGGCGTGGAGGGCTGGATATGGCAACTCGCCAAGGCCTACGCCTCCGTGAACGACTACGGGTGGCACCAGCTCATCAGCCACTGGCTCAACACGCACGCCGTCATGGAGCCCTTCGTCATCGCCACCAACAGGCAGCTCAGCGTCACGCACCCGGTCTACAAGCTCCTGCACCCGCACTACCGCGACACCATGAACATCAACGCGCGGGCGCGCGGGCTGCTCATCAACGCCGGCGGCGTCATCGAGATGACCGTGTTCCCGCACAAGCACGCCATGCCCATGTCCTCCATGGTCTACAAGCACTGGAACTTCACCGAACAAGCTCTCCCCGCCGATCTAATCAAGAG GGGCATGGCGGTGGAGGACGCATCGAGCCCGCACAAGGTGCGGCTGCTGATCAAGGACTACCCGTACGCGACGGACGGGCTGGCCGTGTGGGACGCCATCGAGCAGTGGGTGTCGGACTACCTGACCATCTACTACCCCAACGACGGCGTGCTGCAGGGCGACGTGGAGCTGCAGGCGTGGTGGAAGGAGGTGAGGGAGGTCGGGCACGGCGACCTCAAGGACGCGGCGTGGTGGCCAAAGATGCAGACGGTGGCGGAGCTGATCAAGGCGTGCGCCACCATCATCTGGACCGGGTCGGCGCTCCACGCGGCCGTCAACTTCGGGCAGTACCCCTACTCGGGCTACCACCCCAACAAGCCGTCGGCGAGCCGGAGGCCGATGCCGGTGCAGGGGAGCGAGGAGTACGCGGAGCTGGAGCGAGACCCGGAGAAGGCCTTCATCCGCACCATCACCAGCCAGTTCCATGCCCTGGTGGGCATCTCGCTCATGGAGATCCTCTCCAAGCACTCCTCCGACGAGGTCTACCTGGGCCAGCACGACACGCCGGCGTGGACGTCGGACGCCAAGGCGCTGGAGGCGTTCAAGCGGTTCGGGGCGAAGCTGGAGGGCATCGAGAAGCAGGTGGTGGCCATGAACTCGGACCCGCAGCTCAAGAACCGCACCGGGCCGGCCAAGTTCCCATACATGCTGCTCTACCCAAACACCTCCGACCACACGGGACAGGCCGAGGGGCTCACCGCCAGGGGCATCCCGAACAGCATATCCATCTGA